The DNA window TTTTAGGCACAGTTGGTATCCTCTTTTTGCGCGCCCCCCGCGCTGCCAAAATTTTGACAACCAGAGTTTACTCACCGAGCTTGGTATCTACCGATATCTGGAACGACATCGTTTCAATGCCGTTAGTCAATGCAATGAGCCGTGTCTGAAACCTCATTCGTGCCTAAAAGGGTGAGGGAGGGGCCGCTTCAAGGTGGGTTTTGTTGAAAAGACATGTCGGTCAGCCACAGGCCGTGTCGAGTTCAGAGACCTGAGATGCATTAGTCAGGAGATGGGGGTCTATCTCGAATAGCTGAACCCAATGATGATTTCCGCGGCCATGATAGCTCTCCTGTAGGTTGATGGTTAGAGCTAATAACTTCTGAACTTAGGCTGAACCAACGAAAGCCAAGACAGAAGAACGTTGAGGTTCATTGATAGGCTAGATCGATAGATAAGAATCGCGTTAATTCCCTCGCGTCATAGACATGACCTCTTGTTGGAACACTTATTAAAAGAACAAACGAAACACTTGTCATGATAGTCAGACCAAAAATAATTCATCGCCTGCCTATACAGGAAGGGAACTGGCCCCTTGGAGTCAAAGTGTATGTAGTCATGATGATTCCTTACTTATATGCAATAGTAACATAAACCTCGACCCAATCGTAGAAGCATGCCCTGTCAAACAACTGACTGATTGGATTCAAAGCCAAGCAAAGTTTCACAACCGTTGTTGAGGGCGTTGCGAAACAAGGCCAGGGCCAATGCTTAAAAAAAGGAACGACCAAGTATCTTATTCGTTGGAGAGGGCGCTTCAAGTCTCCAACTCGGGCTGTTGGCACCAGACAAATGCCCTGCCTGTACAGGGTGACTCAACGATTTGTGAAAGGGACAGTCAGCATTTGAGCGGGGGATTGTCATGGCGTTGTTGCGCGTCTAGAGGCGAAAGAGTGTTGATCATGACTAGGAAGAGATAGGCAGCCATTTAGGATTAACGGATTTTGTATGATAACCCACCCTTGAAATATTGGCTAATTTACAAGTCAGTTTGGCAGATGTTTTTGCAGTTCGCCAAACAACAAGGAGCTGCAGTAGTGGGCGGAGCGCTTTGCCCCGAGAGGCCCGGCCACTACAACAATTACTCGATCCCTGCCCCTGCTTGTAAAAAGCCACCTAACGATAGCGGGGTCGAGTGTTGGTGGGGGAGAGCTGCGACGGAGGTATAGAGGGGGCGACACAACAGCTTTGCGATTGTAACAGAACTTGAGAAGCCATGATAATGATATCAAACAAGTTTCTATTTGGAGATTTGTTTGAAACCTGGTGCTATAGCTATAGCCTTAGATGATATAGAATTCGTTCCAAATTTAGACAATTCTAGTGCTAAATCTGTATCTGACTTTCATGCGGGTGTCAGAGCTCCCCATAATTTTGAACCAGATCGCCAGAACgagacaagaaaaaaaagaaagaaaaaaaaagagctcCTCCCTATGGATCTCAACCACGGGCAAAAAGAGAGCTCAGACTGTGTAATCCGCCATCCACATCCATGCTAAGTACATGTGAGGCAAGTACTCCGTAGCGCTACTCCTGGCTTGGCTCCTTACCCCTCCAGTCATGATGGCTGCAAATTTCTTGGGGAGGTACACACGTTTGTTGATTGGGGAGGAAGGAGCCAAGTACCCTTCCCTTTTCGAATGAAAGCGGTCGGTCCAGCGTATAGGTAGGAATTTAGCCTTGCCTTGTCTCGGCCGTAGGTTGACTGTGGTTTTTTGTCTTTATTATCATCACCACACCAACtctacttcttcctcttctcctcttctctctctccttctcATCTCTCATCCTTTCTTGACCTTCGACGTCAAACAGCTTTACCTCCACTTACCCCTCTACGCCTCGACCTTTGCGAGCCCCCCTCCTTCGTCGAACGTATAATACCAGGAAGAGCGCACGTTCCTCTGCCTTTCTGATCATATCATCCCTTTGGATTATTATCGTACGGTGCAACACTCGTACAACGATATCCATATCCCTTTGTAAGTCGACATGCTACTGTTGCTGCTTCTGTGCTGCACCTGGATGGAGACGGCTGCTGTGGCTTGGGCCCTGAGATCCCGCTCTTCTGCGCTGCTCGGGCAATGGCGATAGGGAAATCTGTGACAATACCGGCTTTGGCAGATGCACTTCTGGTCTCTTTTCTGGTCATACTGCAGAAAGTCCTCCTCGAGACCCAGAAATTATCAGCGGTCGGATTTGTTCTCGGTTCTTCTGGCCCGATTAGCGACAATCTGACGATTCTCAACTCGGCCCATATGTTGAGCTCATGGGTCATCCTGTGTCCTGTTCACTAGCCAAGCCAGCCGTTTTGCATCGCGCCGAATGCCTCTGCCCACCAAAATACCACGCCCCATTCCTATCGCCTTTCCCACCACGTCACTTAACGTCAGATCCCACGTTAGCCCCATGTCTTTCCTACACACGAAAGAGTCTCCGTTGGCCTGCATGGCAAGTGTCCGCAGAACAACCTGATATCCCCTGCTATCAATAGTGCGATCTACAATCGCtgagatatatatatttggtggttgtcCAAACTGCACCACACTTGTTGTCTCTTTACATCCCCATTCCTTTTGCAGCCAGAGCTACCCCGCCAAGCTCTTTTCCCGCCAACAACTTGCTAACCACATTCACAATGTCTCAGAAGTcagaaaacaaaaacaaaagcGTCATGGCTACCACCGCTCAGGACCACCTCGAATTCGGAGGCAAGATCTCATGGCTTGCCTCGCTCGACACCGCTTTCCGACCCGAGCGTAACTACCGCCGCTCTTCAATCATCTGCACCATTGGCCCCAAGACCAACTCTGTCGAGGCCATCAACAAGCTCCGAGATTCCGGTCTTAACGTTGTCCGCATGAACTTTTCTCACGGATCATACGAGTACCACAAGTCCGTCATTGACCATGCTCGTGAGTCCGAGGCCACCCACCCTGGCCGCAACGTCGCCATTGCCCTCGACACCAAGGGTCCCGAAATCCGAACTGGTAACACTCCCAATGATGAGGACATTCCCATCAGCGTCGGACACGAGATGAACATCACCACCGACGATGCTTATGCCACCGCTTGCGACGACAAGAACATGTTAGTTACCCAATAATGACGTATTTTCCCCCTGCTAACTCTCTCAGGTACGTCGACTACAAGAACATCACCAGCGTCATTGAGCCCGGCCGTATCATCTACGTCGACGATGGTGTCCTCGCTTTCGATGTCCTCGAGATTGTTGACGAGAAGACCATCCGTGTCAAGGCCCGCAACAACGGTGCTATCTGCTCCAAGAAGGGTGTCAACCTGCCCAACACTGATGTCGATCTGCCTGCTCTCTCCGAGAAGGACAAGGCCGATCTGAAGTTCGGTGTTGAGAACAACGTCGACATGGTCTTTGCTTCATTTATCCGCCGTGCTCAGGACATCCACGACATCCGTGAGGTCCTCGGTGAGCAGGGTAAGCGCATCCAGATTATCTCCAAGATTGAGAACCGACAAGGTCTCAACAACTTCCGTGAGATCCTCGAGGCCACAGACGGTGTCATGGTTGCCCGTGGTGATCTCGGAATCGAGATTCCCGCTGCTGAGGTTTTCGCCGCCCAGAAGAAGCTCATTGCCATGTGCAACCTTGCCGGCAAGCCCGTCATCTGCGCTACTCAGATGCTCGAGTCCATGATCAAGAACCCCCGCCCTACCCGTGCCGAAATCAGCGATGTCGGTAACGCCATTACTGACGGTGCCGACTGTGTCATGCTTTCCGGCGAGACGGCCAAGGGTAGCTACCCCTCTGAGGCCGTCAAGGAGATGCACGAGGCCTGTCTCAAGGCTGAGAACACCATCCCCTATGTCTCCCACTTTGAGGAGATGTGCACTCTCGTCAAGCGCCCCGTCAGCACTGTCGAGTCTTGTGCCATGGCCGCTGTCCGCGCCTCTCTCGACCTTGGTGCCGGTGGTATCATTGTCCTTTCCACCTCTGGCGAGTCGGCCCGCATGCTTTCCAAGTACCGACCCGTCTGCCCTATCTTCATGGTCACCCGAAGCCCTACAACATCTCGATTCGCTCACTTGTACCGTGGCGTTTACCCCTTCCTGTTCCCCGAGCAGAAGCCCGACTTTGCTCAGGTTAACTGGCAGGAGGATGTTGACCGCCGAATCAAGTGGGCTGTCAACAACGCTCTCGAGCTTAACGTCCTGACCCCCGGCGACACCGTCGTCGTTGTCCAGGGCTGGAAGGGCGGCATGGGTAACACCAACACCCTCCGAATTGTCAAGGCCGACCCCGAGCACCTCGGCATTGGTCAGCTTCAGTAAAGGAAAAAAGTCTTAAGATGGATCAGGAGTGATGGTGAATTGTTTAATGCGCAAATTAATGATAGACAGGGCAATGATTGTTTCCAAGGTCAGGGTACTGGGTTACGAATAAGTCACGTAAAAAGAATAAACAGGGCAAGACCCTTTATACGATTCATTTTTGGCACCAGAGTGATGTAAATCGTGCTTGAAATAAATATGAAGATTCAAAGGACTCAGTGTTACCTGATGGCCTTCATGAGGGCCGGTTGTGAGTTTAATCTTGGTTATGGTATCCGAATAACCGGTGCGTTTTGATCAAAACGTCGTCGCCTGGTAGCATTCAGCCACAGATTAAAGGCCTGAACTAAAAATGGCCCTCAAACAGCCTGAGACTTTTTATTCGGGCGTGTATCATGATACCCTGACCCTGGCGATGTGACATTATAGGATTATAGCGTTCCGGGGTCCGTGTCAGACTGTGGTGCGATATCTGATTCAACATCTGCATGATGCCATATTTTGAGGCTCGTCTGCCGGCTTTTTAGCTGGGCCACAGTTATAAGGGAAAGGCGTCAAAATAGAAGCCTTGTAAAGTGGGCACTGCTGCTCGTCATGAGAGATGTCATGATGAAACGAGGTTGTCTATGCCCTTTGACCAACCGTTTCATACATGGTATATGTTACCCAAGCGTTAATTCGAGTGATGCTCCAATCTCATTTGGTCTGCAAGGTTGCGCAAGGGTATTCATGGTTCTATACAGCGTGGAAGTTGAGAAGATATCGAAGGATCTGTCGTACATACGTGTCAGGGGTTATGTTGGTGGCATTACTTACATCCTAACGGTCCAACGGCTCGGGTCGGGCCGTGAACTTTGCTTTGCGTTTTGTGAATGAACGACCATGCTGGTTTTACAAATTTGCTTGTGAAGGGTCGCCAGTAAGATATGTGTTACTCATCCATACTTTCATGGCCCATGTTCACTGTGCTATGGTTGCATATCCGGGAATTTCTTAGTCGGTTTACGTGCAAGTTGGGTCAGCATGGAATTAACAGACCGTTTGGAACGGGATGCGTGCCATTCATTGATAACCTGAGAAGATAGCTACCTCTAAGCGTTCTGTCCACTAGCGGTAAGAATATATGATTAAATGACTTGATATCTTGTGTTACCAGCAGTCGAATTCTCCGTAAAACAATCCCTTCATAATCTCGATACTCACAGCCTAGAAAATGAGAACCGCGGGGAAAATACCCGTCTTTACTAGCCATCATAGAGTATCTTATCTCCGCATGTCCCCTAAAGCGACGGATATAAACAGGAAATATCACGGATGAGATATCAACGACTCGGCCGAAACAAAGTCCCTCTACGACGTCGGCTGCCCCTGtccaatcaaatcaaataacCCCCTTGCGAAAAGACCCTTTG is part of the Fusarium poae strain DAOMC 252244 chromosome 4, whole genome shotgun sequence genome and encodes:
- the PKI1 gene encoding Pyruvate kinase (BUSCO:12416at5125) codes for the protein MSQKSENKNKSVMATTAQDHLEFGGKISWLASLDTAFRPERNYRRSSIICTIGPKTNSVEAINKLRDSGLNVVRMNFSHGSYEYHKSVIDHARESEATHPGRNVAIALDTKGPEIRTGNTPNDEDIPISVGHEMNITTDDAYATACDDKNMYVDYKNITSVIEPGRIIYVDDGVLAFDVLEIVDEKTIRVKARNNGAICSKKGVNLPNTDVDLPALSEKDKADLKFGVENNVDMVFASFIRRAQDIHDIREVLGEQGKRIQIISKIENRQGLNNFREILEATDGVMVARGDLGIEIPAAEVFAAQKKLIAMCNLAGKPVICATQMLESMIKNPRPTRAEISDVGNAITDGADCVMLSGETAKGSYPSEAVKEMHEACLKAENTIPYVSHFEEMCTLVKRPVSTVESCAMAAVRASLDLGAGGIIVLSTSGESARMLSKYRPVCPIFMVTRSPTTSRFAHLYRGVYPFLFPEQKPDFAQVNWQEDVDRRIKWAVNNALELNVLTPGDTVVVVQGWKGGMGNTNTLRIVKADPEHLGIGQLQ